The proteins below are encoded in one region of Clupea harengus unplaced genomic scaffold, Ch_v2.0.2, whole genome shotgun sequence:
- the LOC116219155 gene encoding scavenger receptor cysteine-rich type 1 protein M130-like — translation MKTKASSLSLPCPGYTDARLANGTDSCSGRVELKYLSEWGTVCDASWDMNASSVLCHQLNCGRAVAVVGAEWFGEGSGSIWPDVFVCEGNETGLSECGISWWSRAACSHRQDAGVICSGSFFPLDNGTVRLSGRSRCEGEVEVLFSQRWRRVLLDSWNRSEASVVCRQLACGSAVGFSGSAETEGDGCVSGFRCSGHETHLGNCSTPQMLNCSSSLHVTIVCSGHQPVRLVGSGGDCAGRLEVSHNGSWGTVCDDSWDREDAQVVCRQLQCGTALRAEVPASFHPGDVPIWLSEVGCAGDETSLWECPSAGWGRHDCSHKEDVWVMCSEFIQLRQNTNDYGPCKGVIEAAGLWGACGCRGEQGTFGRGNGTIWLDEVNCTGNEHHLLDCCRAPLKQIDCTHKEDAWVNCTGPPSSTPRPPVTSVRTTGRPCEPAGFPVSPAAIASLGLLFLLLLGSLVVLVGQNRSLRRALSKNRHMALSEAVYEELQPRLTTAGTSRGRQRGRVQSDAQNSWYEDVEEDERRPISVASLREPTVEYYDDVTADDNETNLDDILTGEKETDKQPETYDDVDGVTIVEKSCDVTDYVLENTGYDDVGDSVEGLLSESVREEGLEYYDDIITDAIDPKMTKAMEETKPANEEEVEYYDDITNEENDLKMTTGMGLSFFYIDIS, via the exons ATGAAAACAAaggcctcctctctgtctctgccctgcCCAGGATACACAGATGCCAGACTGGCAAATGGCACTGATTCCTGCTCGGGCCGAGTGGAGCTCAAGTACCTCAGCGAATGGGGCACAGTGTGTGATGCATCCTGGGACATGAATGCCTCCAGCGTGCTCTGCCATCAGTTGAACTGTGGGAGAGCTGTGGCTGTTGTAGGGGCAGAGTGGTTTGGTGAGGGGAGTGGAAGCATCTGgcctgatgtgtttgtgtgtgaggggaatgAAACTGGCCTCTCAGAATGTGGAATCTCCTGGTGGAGTCGAGCTGCATGCTCCCATAGACAGGATGCTGGAGTGATCTGCTCAG GTTCATTCTTCCCTCTGGACAATGGGACTGTGCGCTTGTCTGGAAGGAGCCGttgtgagggagaggtggaggttcTATTTAgccagaggtggaggagagttcTGCTGGACTCCTGGAATCGATCTGAAGCCTCCGTGGTGTGCAGACAGCTGGCATGCGGTTCTGCTGTTGGGTTCTCTGGTTCTGCTGAGACggagggtgatgggtgtgtCTCAGGGTTCCGATGTTCTGGACATGAGACTCACCTGGGAAACTGCAGCACTCCTCAGATGCTAAACTGCAGTTCTAGCCTGCACGTGACCATTGTCTGCTCAG GCCATCAGCCAGTCAGGTTGGTGGGATCTGGAGGAGATTGCGCCGGCCGGCTGGAGGTGTCACACAACGGCTCGTGGGGGACTGTGTGCGATGACTCCTGGGACAGGGAGGATGCCCAGGTAGTGTGCAGACAGCTGCAGTGTGGCACCGCCCTCAGGGCTGAGGTACCTGCATCCTTTCATCCAGGAGACGTGCCCATCTGGCTGAGCGAGGTGGGCTGCGCAGGTGACGAGACGAGCCTGTGGGAGTGTCCCTCAGCAGGGTGGGGACGCCATGACTGCTCACACAAAGAGGATGTGTGGGTCATGTGCTCAG AGTTCATTCAGCtgagacaaaacacaaatgatTATGGACCGTGCAAAGGTGTTATAGAG GCAGCTGGACTGTGGGGAGCCTGTGGATGTAGGGGGGAGCAGGGCACATTTGGGAGGGGAAACGGCACCATCTGGCTGGACGAGGTGAACTGCACAGGCAATGAGCACCACCTGTTGGACTGCTGCCGCGCCCCTCTGAAGCAGATTGACTGCACCCATAAGGAGGACGCCTGGGTCAACTGCACAG GGCCTCCATCTTCCACCCCCCGTCCTCCTGTCACCTCTGTAAGAACCACAGGTCGTCCATGTGAGCCTGCAGGGTTTCCTGTCTCTCCAGCGGCCATAGCTTCTCTGGGGCTcctgttcctgctgctgctggggtcaCTGGTTGTGCTGGTGGGGCAGAACAGGTCACTCAGGAGAG CTCTCTCCAAGAATAGACACATGGCACTAAGTGAAGCTGTCTATGAGGAGCTACAACCCAGACTGACCACAGCCGGCACCTCCAGAGGTCGTCAGAGAG GGCGCGTCCAGTCTGACGCTCAGAACTCTTGGTATGAAGAcgtggaggaggatgagaggagaccCATCTCCG TTGCTTCTCTGAGAGAGCCGACGGTTGAGTACTATGATGATGTGACTGCTGATGATAATGAGACCAACCTCGATGATAtcttgacag gagagaaggagacagacaagCAGCCAGAGACGTACGATGATGTGGATGGTGTCACCATTGTGGAGAAGTCATGTGACGTGACTG ACTACGTCCTAGAGAACACAGGATATGATGATGTGGGAGACAGTGTTGAGGGGCTCCTCTCAG